A genomic segment from Aegilops tauschii subsp. strangulata cultivar AL8/78 chromosome 1, Aet v6.0, whole genome shotgun sequence encodes:
- the LOC109734053 gene encoding uncharacterized protein has translation MFPSTKCFLLGFRRNLLTLLYMQVDETEVIGVLLQTELIPLCRRTMEMGSELSENVVVCSLLSWLRFFLLVAAAEIEEMYSLFPSPAASSTDNNSTQQPVEVLKD, from the exons ATGTTTCCAAGTACCAAATGTTTTCTTCTTGGTTTTCGAAGAAACCTTCTGACCTTATTATACATGCAGGTTGATGAAACTGAGGTTATCGGCGTTCTCCTGCAAACTGAATTAATTCCTCTGTGCAGGCGTACCATGGAGATGGGCAGTGAGCTATCAGAAAAC GTTGTCGTTTGCTCATTGCTGTCCTGGCTGCGCTTCTTCCTTCTG GTTGCAGCAGCAGAAATAGAAGAAATGTACAGCCTGTTTCCCTCACCTGCCGCATCTTCCACTGACAATAACTCTACACAACAGCCTGTTGAG gttttgaAGGATTAG